The following coding sequences are from one Mesorhizobium onobrychidis window:
- a CDS encoding mannose-1-phosphate guanylyltransferase/mannose-6-phosphate isomerase, which translates to MTERIVSFVMSGGIGSRLWPLSREDNPKQFHDFSGDGSMLAKTLRRLTARPKGETPVFLIASERHADLVHADLAGLDLSGGGPLFEPTGRNTAAAVALATLRTLSEYGDSLVLVVPSDHEITTARQFWQSVENGTGAARAGRLVVFGIKPGQPETGYGYIEVAGEKDGIYDVSRFVEKPDLATAQSYLAAGNFYWNTGIFLFRASAMRDAFTAFEPEIWKATELAYQAATSDLSGLYMPLELYAAIPSTSIDYAIMERASHIAMVPAGFRWNDLGSWQSLLDVGPSDNDGNVIVGDVVAIDCENSYIRSDSRLLSAIGLRDVAIVSTADATFVAPVSRSQNVKKIVEQLEKSGRLETRFTPAGDRVIESGAWRRRVHHWLFEETVPLWSTVGVDERHGGFHEALGFDATPLMKPKRMRTMARQVYAFAVAKARGWDGPADRLISHGLEFMARNGRTDNGGWVRTLNVDGTVADAVEDAYDHACVLLALAHAHMVGNPDALRLAEETFSFLDAHLEDHRMTGFLETSSGAGERRSNPHMHLLEAFLAWHQATGELAYLRRAARIVDLFRSHFFDPESWTLGEYFDAEWRPAESEKGTWTEPGHHFEWASLLVDFTGRSGQSDLTGFARKLYASAIANGLNRATGLAYGAVSRQGLPLDLVSRSWPQAEAIKAAIALDGSGGPDLKPEIEARVGRLFRWHINPAPLGLWIDRIDERGRSLATDVPASIFYHLVCALTQYLDSTVGESR; encoded by the coding sequence ATGACCGAGCGGATCGTCAGTTTTGTCATGAGTGGCGGTATCGGCTCACGGCTGTGGCCGCTGTCGCGCGAGGACAACCCCAAGCAGTTCCACGATTTTTCGGGGGATGGCTCGATGCTGGCCAAGACGTTGCGCCGGCTGACGGCGCGGCCGAAGGGCGAAACGCCGGTCTTCCTTATTGCATCGGAGCGGCACGCCGACCTCGTCCACGCCGATCTCGCCGGCCTCGACCTTTCCGGCGGCGGGCCCCTGTTCGAGCCGACCGGCCGCAACACTGCCGCCGCCGTTGCCTTGGCGACCCTGCGCACCTTGTCCGAATATGGCGACAGCCTGGTGCTGGTGGTGCCGTCCGATCATGAGATCACGACCGCACGGCAATTCTGGCAGAGCGTGGAAAACGGCACCGGCGCGGCGCGTGCCGGCCGGCTGGTGGTGTTCGGCATCAAGCCTGGCCAGCCGGAGACCGGCTACGGCTATATCGAGGTCGCCGGCGAGAAGGATGGCATCTACGATGTCTCGCGTTTCGTCGAGAAACCAGACCTCGCAACCGCGCAGAGCTATTTGGCGGCCGGCAATTTCTACTGGAACACCGGCATCTTCCTGTTTCGCGCCAGCGCCATGCGCGACGCCTTCACGGCTTTCGAGCCCGAGATCTGGAAGGCCACCGAACTTGCCTATCAGGCGGCGACGTCAGATCTTTCCGGTCTCTACATGCCTCTGGAACTCTACGCCGCCATTCCGTCGACGTCGATCGACTATGCGATCATGGAGCGCGCCAGCCACATCGCCATGGTGCCGGCCGGCTTCCGCTGGAACGATCTCGGTTCATGGCAATCACTGCTCGATGTCGGTCCGTCCGACAATGACGGCAACGTCATCGTCGGCGATGTCGTCGCCATCGACTGCGAGAACTCCTACATCCGTAGCGACAGTCGCTTGCTCTCTGCCATCGGCTTGAGGGACGTTGCCATCGTCTCGACCGCCGATGCCACCTTCGTCGCCCCGGTCAGCCGCAGCCAGAACGTCAAGAAGATCGTCGAGCAGCTCGAAAAGAGCGGCCGACTGGAAACCAGGTTCACACCCGCCGGCGACCGCGTCATCGAAAGCGGCGCCTGGCGGCGCCGTGTGCATCACTGGCTGTTCGAAGAAACGGTGCCGCTGTGGTCCACCGTCGGGGTCGATGAGCGCCACGGCGGTTTCCACGAGGCGCTCGGCTTTGACGCCACACCGCTGATGAAGCCCAAGCGCATGCGCACCATGGCCAGGCAAGTCTACGCCTTCGCTGTCGCCAAGGCTCGCGGCTGGGACGGGCCTGCCGACCGGCTGATCAGCCACGGCCTCGAATTCATGGCCAGGAACGGCCGCACCGACAATGGCGGCTGGGTGCGCACGCTCAATGTCGACGGCACGGTCGCCGACGCCGTCGAGGATGCCTACGATCATGCCTGCGTGCTCCTGGCGCTGGCGCATGCCCATATGGTCGGCAATCCTGATGCATTGCGGCTTGCCGAAGAAACGTTTTCGTTTCTCGACGCGCATCTCGAGGATCACCGCATGACCGGCTTTCTCGAAACGTCGAGCGGCGCGGGCGAACGCCGTTCCAACCCGCACATGCATCTGCTCGAGGCTTTTCTGGCCTGGCATCAAGCGACCGGCGAGCTCGCCTATCTTCGCCGCGCCGCGCGCATCGTTGATCTGTTTCGCAGCCATTTCTTCGATCCGGAAAGCTGGACGCTGGGCGAATATTTCGATGCCGAGTGGAGGCCGGCAGAGAGCGAGAAAGGTACATGGACGGAACCCGGCCATCATTTCGAATGGGCCTCGCTGCTGGTCGACTTCACCGGGCGCAGCGGCCAAAGTGACCTGACCGGCTTTGCCAGAAAGCTCTATGCCTCGGCCATCGCCAACGGCCTCAATCGCGCCACCGGCCTCGCCTATGGCGCCGTCTCGCGGCAAGGCCTGCCGCTCGACCTTGTCTCGCGCAGTTGGCCGCAGGCGGAAGCAATCAAGGCAGCGATTGCACTGGACGGTTCAGGCGGTCCCGATCTCAAGCCCGAGATCGAAGCGCGTGTCGGTCGCCTGTTCCGTTGGCACATCAATCCGGCACCGCTCGGCCTGTGGATAGACCGGATCGACGAACGCGGCCGCTCGCTGGCGACCGATGTGCCGGCAAGTATCTTCTACCACCTGGTCTGTGCGCTGACCCAATATCTCGACAGCACGGTCGGCGAATCTCGATAG
- a CDS encoding glycosyltransferase family 4 protein codes for MITVGFTLIGRGTWSGGESYLRNMLSVVASELRGKVQAKLFLTPEQHSSVGASFDHMLAAPAIVDDRVTGAGLGRRGLIALAGGSDRAFADLVAAQGIDVVFEVAQWFGNRFPVPVVSWVPDFQHRRLPHLFPRSAWWRRDFGYRLQTSGNRTIMLSSGDALADCKKFYPTSRNKTAVVRFAIDLDPGAILARADEARQAHGLPARFFFLPNQFWIHKNHRLVIEALKHIDQIGALGSLPPIILTGRTTDPRDPTFFKRLMDRAEMDGLGSHFRHLGLIPYDDVLALIGATDYLLNPSHFEGWSTTVEEAKSLGTPMLLSDIPLHREQAPESLFFAPDSAEALAQRLLEAGQRPRLARDSVAVLQSRQQMRRRDYAAALLAMFENVRGVTP; via the coding sequence TTGATTACCGTCGGCTTCACTCTCATCGGCCGCGGAACCTGGTCAGGCGGCGAGTCCTATCTACGCAACATGCTGAGCGTCGTCGCCTCTGAGTTGCGTGGTAAGGTGCAGGCGAAACTGTTTCTTACACCTGAGCAGCATTCAAGCGTTGGTGCGTCCTTCGATCATATGTTGGCTGCGCCTGCTATTGTTGATGACCGGGTCACGGGGGCCGGGCTCGGCAGGCGAGGGCTGATCGCACTTGCTGGCGGAAGTGACCGTGCCTTCGCGGATCTTGTCGCTGCGCAAGGCATAGATGTCGTGTTTGAAGTCGCCCAGTGGTTCGGCAACCGGTTTCCAGTGCCGGTCGTTTCCTGGGTTCCGGATTTCCAGCACCGTCGCCTGCCGCACCTCTTTCCGCGTAGCGCCTGGTGGCGCAGGGATTTCGGCTATCGCCTGCAGACGTCCGGGAATCGCACTATAATGCTCTCGAGCGGGGACGCGCTGGCGGACTGCAAAAAATTCTATCCGACCTCGCGCAACAAGACCGCTGTCGTGCGTTTCGCTATCGATCTCGATCCCGGTGCCATCCTGGCGCGTGCCGATGAGGCGCGCCAGGCACATGGTCTGCCCGCGCGTTTCTTCTTTCTCCCCAACCAGTTTTGGATCCACAAGAACCATAGGCTGGTCATAGAGGCGTTGAAGCATATAGACCAAATCGGGGCGCTGGGCTCCTTGCCGCCGATAATCCTCACGGGGCGCACCACGGATCCGCGCGATCCGACATTTTTCAAGCGCCTGATGGATCGTGCCGAAATGGATGGACTTGGAAGCCATTTTCGACACCTCGGACTAATTCCCTATGATGACGTCCTCGCCTTGATCGGCGCCACGGACTATCTTCTCAACCCGTCTCACTTCGAGGGGTGGTCGACCACGGTCGAGGAAGCGAAGTCGCTGGGCACGCCGATGCTGCTGTCCGACATTCCACTGCATCGCGAGCAGGCGCCGGAATCGCTTTTCTTCGCACCCGATAGTGCAGAAGCGCTGGCGCAGCGACTCCTGGAAGCCGGGCAGCGCCCACGCTTAGCTCGCGACAGTGTTGCCGTGCTGCAAAGCCGGCAACAAATGCGCCGCCGAGACTACGCAGCAGCGCTCCTTGCAATGTTCGAAAATGTCAGAGGTGTCACCCCATGA
- a CDS encoding NAD-dependent epimerase/dehydratase family protein, with protein sequence MTQSKEVKPVWVTGAGGFIGLHLARFLAQKGCHVIGFGRKQAPGFALATGGVFFPGGIAVETMDAALAAHGRPSAVYHLAGGATVGQSIAEPLKDFEQSVVSAARVLDFLRRHAPDAPVVLASSAAVYGGGHAGSIRVDAALDPYSPYGYHKRMVEELGRSYCAAYGQPVSVARLFSVYGEGLRKQLLWDLCGRLAAGETDIVLGGTGAEMRDWHHVSDIVRLIHRILPEGEPRFAVYNGGAGAPASVSTISSMVLEAWGGNHRLSFTGESRRGDPVNLISDPSGVPEGHQLQVPLGRGLAGYVDWYRAEILAEPVGHLRRSAP encoded by the coding sequence TTGACACAATCAAAAGAGGTTAAGCCTGTCTGGGTGACTGGAGCCGGCGGTTTCATCGGCCTGCACCTCGCTCGTTTTCTTGCTCAAAAGGGGTGCCATGTCATCGGCTTCGGTCGAAAACAAGCACCGGGTTTTGCGTTGGCGACCGGCGGCGTATTCTTTCCCGGTGGCATCGCCGTGGAAACAATGGATGCGGCTCTGGCAGCGCATGGTCGCCCATCAGCCGTGTATCATTTGGCGGGTGGCGCAACGGTCGGCCAGTCGATTGCCGAGCCCCTGAAGGACTTTGAACAAAGCGTTGTCTCTGCGGCTCGTGTCCTCGATTTCTTGCGCCGCCACGCACCCGATGCACCTGTCGTTCTTGCATCGTCCGCTGCAGTCTATGGCGGCGGGCATGCCGGTTCGATCAGGGTCGACGCGGCGCTCGATCCCTATTCTCCCTATGGCTATCACAAACGTATGGTTGAGGAGCTTGGCCGGTCATATTGTGCCGCATACGGCCAGCCAGTCTCGGTGGCTCGCCTCTTTTCGGTCTATGGCGAGGGGTTGCGCAAGCAACTGCTCTGGGATCTCTGCGGACGGCTCGCGGCAGGCGAAACCGACATTGTGCTTGGCGGCACAGGTGCGGAAATGAGGGATTGGCATCATGTCTCGGATATCGTGCGGTTGATCCATCGCATTTTGCCTGAAGGCGAACCGCGCTTCGCCGTCTATAATGGCGGTGCGGGCGCTCCTGCGTCCGTCAGCACGATTTCCAGCATGGTTTTGGAGGCCTGGGGAGGGAACCATCGCCTCTCGTTTACTGGAGAATCCCGGCGGGGCGACCCTGTCAATCTGATATCGGATCCGTCCGGCGTCCCGGAGGGGCATCAGTTGCAGGTGCCGCTCGGCAGGGGCCTTGCCGGCTACGTCGATTGGTATCGCGCTGAAATTCTCGCCGAACCGGTCGGCCATCTGCGACGCTCCGCGCCTTGA
- a CDS encoding class I SAM-dependent methyltransferase yields MKELARAAYFDDPVVAAQRYHESAEFDAVCSMIPRKAGRALDLGAGNGILSYALAREGWSVTAVEPDPSALVGAAAIRALAESTGTPIDVVEAFGEAIPLSAAGYDLVVARQVLHHAHDLPAFCREMARLSREGATVLSLRDHVVSGPQQLEPFLRAHPLHHLYGGENAFTLAGYRAAIEGAGLTIDRELISFQSVVNYDPMTPSEIRDRLAKIFGPFSPVVRLALSPVPFGVVARVAASLDRRPGRLVSFLCHKHGPLPQAGEGLIS; encoded by the coding sequence ATGAAGGAACTCGCCCGCGCCGCCTATTTTGATGATCCGGTCGTGGCCGCACAGCGCTATCACGAAAGCGCGGAGTTCGACGCGGTTTGCAGCATGATCCCGCGCAAGGCGGGCCGTGCTCTCGATCTTGGCGCCGGCAACGGCATACTCTCCTACGCCCTGGCGCGCGAAGGGTGGTCGGTAACCGCAGTTGAGCCTGATCCGAGCGCACTCGTCGGTGCCGCTGCGATCCGGGCGCTTGCTGAAAGCACAGGCACGCCTATCGATGTGGTCGAAGCGTTTGGGGAGGCGATCCCGTTGTCCGCGGCAGGCTATGATTTGGTCGTCGCACGGCAGGTGCTTCATCATGCCCATGATCTTCCGGCTTTCTGCCGCGAAATGGCGCGTCTCTCTCGCGAAGGCGCGACGGTGCTGTCGTTGCGTGACCACGTGGTCTCCGGGCCGCAGCAACTCGAGCCTTTCCTGCGCGCACACCCGCTTCATCATCTCTACGGTGGAGAGAACGCCTTTACGCTGGCGGGTTACCGCGCTGCAATCGAGGGGGCCGGGCTGACGATCGATCGCGAATTGATCTCGTTCCAGTCCGTCGTGAACTATGACCCAATGACACCATCCGAGATTCGCGACAGGCTCGCCAAAATCTTTGGTCCGTTTTCCCCGGTTGTTCGCCTGGCTCTTTCGCCTGTGCCCTTTGGTGTCGTCGCCAGGGTCGCCGCCTCGCTTGACCGCCGGCCTGGACGCCTGGTCTCTTTCCTTTGCCACAAGCACGGGCCTTTGCCACAAGCAGGGGAAGGACTGATTTCTTGA
- a CDS encoding hyaluronidase, with protein MRISVAKKHRIPSIMFFKAVFCVACLLTGLWPATAQTHAPFKLFEALAFTGGPPKFRSFGFEHLTIADPHVLGLDVPDAGQVQRALALPRSNEHLNIDIENWPLTGPDQASSIAKYRKTLSAFRKADPGVKLGLYSVLPLRDYWRAIGHEGAAALDNWKQQNTIIASSLVPHIDALYPSLYTFYGDKDAWVAYAQANLEEARRISQGKPVYCFLWPQFHKTVAFLPGDLWYAQLDTCRRLADGVVIWGTMRGGPSDGPAKWDEKAEWWQATLKFLREQGKIR; from the coding sequence ATGCGAATCTCGGTCGCGAAAAAACACCGAATACCAAGCATCATGTTTTTCAAGGCGGTATTCTGCGTAGCGTGCCTTTTAACCGGCCTATGGCCTGCGACCGCGCAGACGCATGCACCGTTCAAGCTTTTCGAGGCTCTGGCGTTCACCGGCGGACCACCCAAGTTTCGCTCGTTCGGTTTCGAACATCTTACGATCGCAGACCCTCATGTTCTGGGACTAGACGTTCCAGACGCCGGCCAAGTGCAGCGAGCATTGGCATTGCCGAGGAGCAACGAACATCTCAATATCGACATTGAAAATTGGCCCTTGACTGGCCCGGATCAAGCTTCGTCCATCGCGAAATACCGGAAGACGCTCAGCGCCTTCAGGAAGGCAGACCCGGGCGTCAAGCTGGGCCTCTATAGCGTGTTGCCACTCAGGGATTATTGGCGAGCGATCGGTCATGAGGGCGCTGCTGCGCTGGACAACTGGAAACAGCAGAATACAATCATCGCGTCCTCCCTCGTTCCCCACATCGATGCGCTCTACCCCTCCCTCTATACGTTTTATGGCGATAAGGACGCCTGGGTGGCCTATGCGCAAGCCAACCTTGAGGAGGCACGAAGAATCTCACAAGGAAAACCAGTCTACTGCTTCCTGTGGCCGCAATTTCATAAGACGGTTGCCTTCCTGCCTGGCGACCTCTGGTATGCCCAACTGGACACTTGCAGGAGGCTGGCCGACGGGGTCGTCATATGGGGCACGATGCGTGGCGGCCCGAGCGATGGGCCAGCGAAATGGGATGAAAAAGCGGAGTGGTGGCAGGCTACGCTGAAATTCCTTCGAGAACAGGGCAAGATTCGATAG
- a CDS encoding glycosyltransferase family protein, whose protein sequence is MRLFQNSGIASSYRPRLADLVAGISGFEQQKDVFLKDRYGAAHILLPVLDRSPETFFTNGDDESLQRAWARENGLGEDTPLADILLAQIEHHKADVFYNLDPFRYDASFVRRLPGHVKRRIAWRAAPGRIDFSGYDLVVCNFPSMLRLWEEQGAKTAHFFPAHDPELDTMAANRNRDIDVLFFGGYSRHHQRRRHILEAVAGLSSRRRVVFHLDLSRFTPLAETPLGWFGPLNAVRRPRTIRSVSAPPVFGRAMYTELGRAKVVVNASIDMAGPDRGNMRCFETMGAGALLVSDAGNYPAPMRDGETMVLYNQPEDVSKTIERRLDDGGWDRIGWAGNRAIREEYSKKRQFERFLELV, encoded by the coding sequence ATGCGACTTTTTCAAAATTCTGGAATCGCCTCAAGCTATCGCCCCCGCCTTGCCGATCTCGTCGCGGGGATCAGTGGGTTCGAGCAGCAGAAGGACGTGTTTCTGAAAGACCGCTACGGTGCGGCACATATCCTCTTGCCCGTGCTCGACCGCAGTCCCGAAACTTTTTTTACGAATGGCGATGACGAGTCTCTGCAGCGGGCGTGGGCGCGCGAAAACGGGCTTGGCGAAGATACGCCACTGGCCGACATTCTTCTTGCCCAGATCGAGCATCACAAGGCGGACGTATTCTACAATCTCGACCCGTTTCGTTACGACGCCTCTTTTGTGCGCCGCTTGCCTGGGCATGTGAAACGAAGAATCGCCTGGCGCGCCGCACCAGGCAGGATTGACTTTTCCGGTTATGATCTTGTCGTTTGCAATTTTCCGTCAATGCTAAGGCTTTGGGAGGAGCAGGGCGCCAAGACGGCCCACTTCTTTCCTGCTCACGATCCGGAGCTTGACACTATGGCCGCAAATCGGAACAGGGATATCGATGTGCTTTTCTTCGGTGGGTACAGTCGCCATCATCAGCGCCGGAGGCACATATTGGAAGCAGTCGCAGGTCTTTCCAGCCGGCGCCGCGTCGTCTTCCATTTGGATCTGTCGCGCTTCACGCCACTCGCCGAGACGCCGCTGGGCTGGTTTGGTCCTCTGAATGCGGTGCGCCGCCCGCGTACGATCCGCAGCGTCAGCGCGCCTCCTGTATTCGGTCGCGCAATGTACACGGAGCTCGGAAGGGCCAAGGTCGTCGTCAATGCCTCGATCGACATGGCTGGTCCAGACCGTGGCAATATGCGCTGTTTCGAAACCATGGGTGCCGGCGCTCTGCTGGTCTCTGACGCAGGTAACTATCCCGCACCGATGCGCGATGGGGAAACCATGGTCCTCTACAACCAACCGGAGGACGTATCGAAAACAATCGAACGGCGGTTGGACGACGGAGGCTGGGATAGGATCGGTTGGGCAGGCAACCGCGCAATTCGTGAAGAATACAGCAAAAAACGTCAATTCGAGCGGTTTCTTGAATTGGTATAG
- a CDS encoding class I SAM-dependent methyltransferase codes for MILRTFIGWNRCAAAWLERHFPGIFGAPSYKAELERRIAEDVARLRPSAILEVGGIDRPLLVRSAEFTYIGLDIEEKPDCYRIYDQFVVQSIEQPVEVEADMLISITLMEHVPNNKAAARSMFLLLRPSGVMHHYIPSKWHPYSVALRIVGPVMQKWLIPYLRPSAVGVTGYRAFFDHCSPSGMTKLFRGQGFEQVDVRPFYRASDYFAFFLPAYLSVALFENLCAVLNWRIFCSGFVISARKPTH; via the coding sequence GTGATTCTCAGGACGTTTATTGGCTGGAACAGGTGCGCGGCAGCATGGCTGGAACGCCACTTTCCCGGGATTTTCGGCGCGCCGTCTTACAAAGCTGAGCTTGAGCGTCGTATCGCCGAGGACGTTGCGCGCCTGAGGCCGTCGGCGATCCTTGAGGTCGGCGGGATCGACCGGCCGCTTCTAGTGCGGAGTGCCGAATTCACCTATATCGGTCTCGACATCGAGGAAAAGCCGGACTGCTATCGCATCTACGATCAGTTTGTTGTCCAGTCGATCGAACAGCCGGTCGAAGTCGAAGCTGACATGCTCATTTCGATCACATTGATGGAGCATGTGCCGAACAACAAGGCAGCGGCGCGTTCGATGTTTTTATTGTTGAGGCCCAGTGGCGTCATGCACCACTATATCCCGTCGAAGTGGCATCCCTATTCGGTAGCATTGCGGATCGTCGGACCGGTCATGCAAAAGTGGCTGATCCCGTATCTCAGGCCGTCGGCGGTCGGAGTTACCGGTTACCGCGCCTTTTTCGACCATTGCTCTCCTTCGGGTATGACCAAGCTGTTTCGCGGCCAGGGATTCGAGCAGGTCGACGTCAGACCATTTTACCGGGCCAGCGATTATTTCGCGTTCTTTTTACCTGCCTACCTTTCCGTCGCTTTGTTCGAGAATCTGTGCGCAGTCCTGAACTGGCGGATCTTCTGTTCCGGCTTCGTCATAAGCGCTAGAAAACCGACGCACTAG